A single Denticeps clupeoides chromosome 7, fDenClu1.1, whole genome shotgun sequence DNA region contains:
- the rtbdn gene encoding retbindin: MGVSANMLILAWLSASLLSWAWSEGGACLQDGRHKATPGPEPALRECSLYTDNACCSEDHIQDLVDPPASSENVPWDKCGSLTPGCKSFLKRVICFYRCSPDAARWPHPQHGSSLKAVPICHSFCRDWFEACRSELTCAREWAVDPRGHNCTGSCVPYQQMYQHGQDLCESLWGDAFVTVEDEEDDGGHACGCLNLGPTDRDVIAALRAREEDPEELDTTKSGLPQYRAPCHGLPRTATAPPRAGRRGGNAALRKRSVPLADVEAEGSGSGAETKV, translated from the exons ATGGGCGTGTCCGCCAACATGTTGATCCTCGCCTGGCTGTCGGCCTCTCTGCTCTCCTGGGCGTGGTCAGAGGGAGGGGCGTGTCTGCAGGACGGACGGCACAAGGCCACGCCCGGTCCGGAGCCCGCGCTGAGGGAGTGTTCGCTCTACACGGACA ATGCCTGCTGTTCTGAGGACCACATCCAGGATCTCGTGGACCCTCCAGCCAGCTCAGAAAACGTCCCCTGGGACAAGTGTGGCTCTCTGACCCCTGG CTGCAAGAGCTTTCTGAAGCGCGTCATCTGCTTCTAccgctgctccccggacgctGCCCGCTGGCCACACCCCCAGCATGGCTCCTCCCTCAAGGCGGTGCCCATATGCCACAGTTTCTGCAGAGACTG GTTCGAGGCGTGCCGGTCGGAGCTGACGTGTGCGCGTGAGTGGGCCGTCGACCCTCGCGGCCACAACTGCACCGGTAGCTGTGTGCCATACCAGCAG ATGTACCAGCACGGCCAGGACCTGTGCGAGAGCCTCTGGGGCGACGCGTTCGTGACCGTGGAGGACGAAGAAGATGACGGCGGCCACGCCTGCGGCTGTCTGAACCTCGGCCCCACGGACCGGGACGTGATCGCCGCCCTCCGGGCTCGAGAAGAAGACCCCGAGGAGCTGGACACCACCAAGTCGGGCCTGCCGCAGTACCGCGCGCCCTGCCACGGCCTGCCGCGGACCGCCACAGCGCCCCCGCGGGCCGGGAGGCGCGGCGGCAACGCGGCGCTGCGCAAGCGCTCCGTCCCCCTGGCGGACGTCGAGGCGGAGGGGAGCGGCAGCGGGGCGGAGACCAAGGTGTGA
- the junbb gene encoding junB proto-oncogene, AP-1 transcription factor subunit b: MWRPLGETRPRSPDRMSARMEQTFYHDDAFLLSYGGHPDAAPHDYKLPYRNPGHPAADLGSLKLAAPELERLIIQSGVGGGCGGVITSPSPGQYLYSRPITDEQEGFAEGFVKALDELHKMNQMPPPNVSIGAGGVTTCSAAAPAFGSSLQPEPPIYATLNAYCPNPNPSPSATISYLPPHQDAAYQLQNQHQNQHPLAAPGLHPQRLLGLKEEPQTVPDMHSSDGSPPVSPIDMETQERIKAERKRLRNRLAATKCRRRKLERIARLEDKVKALKSDNAGLSSAASLLREQVAQLKQRVLRHVTSGCQLALGGKMEAF; encoded by the coding sequence ATGTGGCGGCCGCTCGGCGAAACGCGACCCCGCTCCCCCGACCGCATGTCCGCCAGGATGGAGCAGACGTTCTACCACGACGACGCGTTCCTGCTGTCCTACGGCGGCCACCCGGACGCGGCGCCGCACGACTACAAGCTCCCGTACCGGAACCCGGGCCACCCCGCCGCCGACCTGGGCTCGCTGAAGCTCGCCGCGCCGGAGCTGGAGCGGCTCATCATCCAGAGCGGCGTcggcggcggctgcggcggcgTCATCACCAGCCCCAGCCCGGGCCAGTACCTGTACAGCCGGCCCATCACGGACGAGCAGGAGGGCTTCGCGGAGGGCTTCGTCAAGGCGCTGGACGAGCTGCACAAGATGAACCAGATGCCCCCGCCCAACGTGTCCATTGGCGCCGGCGGCGTGACGACGTGCTCCGCCGCGGCCCCCGCGTTCGGCTCCTCCCTGCAGCCCGAGCCGCCCATCTACGCGACGCTGAACGCGTACTGCCCGAACCCGAACCCGAGCCCGTCCGCCACGATCAGCTACCTCCCCCCGCACCAGGACGCCGCCTACCAGCTCCAGAACCAGCACCAGAACCAGCACCCCCTGGCCGCCCCGGGGCTCCACCCGCAgcgcctgctgggcctgaaggAGGAGCCGCAGACGGTGCCCGACATGCACAGCAGCGACGGCTCCCCGCCCGTGTCCCCCATCGACATGGAGACGCAGGAGCGCATCAAGGCGGAGCGCAAGCGGCTGCGCAACCGCCTGGCGGCCACCAAGTGCCGGCGGCGCAAGCTGGAGCGCATCGCGCGGCTGGAGGACAAGGTGAAGGCGCTGAAGTCGGACAACGCGGGCCTGTCCAGCGCCGCGTCGCTGCTGCGGGAGCAGGTGGCGCAGCTCAAGCAGAGGGTGCTGCGCCACGTGACCAGCGGCTGCCAGCTGGCGCTCGGCGGCAAGATGGAGGCGTTCTAG